From a region of the Catalinimonas alkaloidigena genome:
- a CDS encoding VCBS repeat-containing protein → MMRLRSIRVCGFRHLLPWIGSMGLLLQHCTSPSQFQETDPEQTGVRFRNEITETEHNNIMTYEYTYNGGGVAVGDVNGDGLADLYFSGNSVPNQLYLNQGNWQFRDVTTAAQVAGRRDWATGVTMADVNGDGRLDLYVCYSGNTPGEGVNRPVIRDRPQRANQLFINQGVNADGVPTFVEQAKAYGLDAPGTFSTQAYFFDYDRDGDLDLFLLNHANMFYSTFFNVKKLRSLRHPYFGNKLYRNDQQHFVEVSDAAGIHGSGLNFGLSAGISDLNGDGWPDLYVTNDYDEQDFCYLNNQDGTFREVSHTLFGHLSKYGMGSDIADINNDGRPDVFVNDMLPEDNHRQKLLKGPDEYDKHTLAVDSGYHHQYMRNTLQLNQGLAPDSLPRFSELGQLAGVASTDWSWAPLFADFDNDGRKDLFITNGYLHDYTNMDFLKYTVQDVVAEANRENHPVDVLGLIQRMPSTKLSNYAFRNEAGLRFSNQTKAWGLDQAFISNAAAYADLDNDGDLDLVVSHLNDQVSLYRNNQEQLQKNHYLKVKLEGLAPNTGGIGATVRVTTPDQEIYQEAYFTRGYQSSVEPLLTIGVGDATTVPEVQVVWPDQRVSVLTQVTADQTLVVRQADARPGTAPVPVPPAPLLEDITATSGLDFVHQENEYVDFKSDQLLLYQLSRLGGKMAVGDVDGDGNDDVFFGGAAGQSGQLYWGQDDGTFRRQADQPWADDAAHEDAGATFFDANGDGALDLYVVSGGSEFPIEDRRYQDRLYLNQGRGQFVKAEGALPAETVSGSCVTAADFDHDGDLDLFVGGRLQPDYYPYTPKSFLLRNDSDGRTVRFTDVAATMSESLAGAGMVTDAVWADLDADQWPELVVVGEWMPVMVFRNENGRLQRADEAVLHESQGWWSAVAVSDVDGDGDPDLLLGNAGTNLPFQASPEEPLTCHTLDLNQDGNLDPIVCTYVQGKAYPLPSRDELLQQVNPLRKKFIRYSDYADATLEDVMGKNQMAEAHVLTATMLTSSWLENQGGRWHLRPLPAGAQTSMIHGFVQEDFDHDGRPEVLAAGNFYPYRVQIGRSDASTGTLLRYQEGALQADAQVRLWLTGDIRDVALVRSKRGGTRVLVSRNNAAPGLYRMRPTGETDPHKAHPDRNAL, encoded by the coding sequence ATGATGAGGCTTCGTTCGATTCGAGTTTGTGGGTTTCGGCACCTGTTGCCGTGGATAGGCAGCATGGGCCTTTTGTTGCAGCACTGCACTTCGCCGTCGCAGTTTCAGGAGACCGACCCGGAGCAGACGGGCGTGCGGTTTCGCAACGAGATTACCGAGACCGAACACAACAACATCATGACCTACGAGTACACCTACAACGGAGGGGGCGTGGCCGTGGGCGATGTGAACGGCGATGGCCTCGCCGACCTGTACTTTTCGGGCAATTCGGTGCCCAACCAACTGTACCTGAACCAGGGCAACTGGCAGTTCCGTGACGTGACGACCGCCGCGCAGGTGGCCGGCCGCCGCGACTGGGCAACCGGCGTGACGATGGCCGACGTCAACGGCGACGGGCGGCTCGATCTTTACGTGTGCTACTCGGGCAATACGCCGGGCGAAGGCGTGAACCGCCCCGTGATCCGTGACCGGCCCCAGCGCGCCAACCAGCTTTTCATCAACCAGGGCGTAAACGCCGACGGCGTGCCCACCTTTGTCGAACAGGCCAAAGCGTACGGCCTCGACGCACCGGGAACGTTCTCTACCCAGGCATATTTTTTTGACTACGACCGTGACGGCGATCTGGACCTCTTTCTCCTGAACCACGCCAACATGTTCTACTCCACGTTCTTCAACGTGAAAAAACTACGGTCGCTGCGGCACCCGTATTTCGGCAACAAACTCTACCGCAACGACCAACAGCATTTTGTGGAAGTGAGCGACGCCGCCGGCATCCACGGCAGCGGCCTCAATTTCGGGCTCAGTGCGGGCATCAGCGACCTGAACGGCGACGGCTGGCCCGATCTCTACGTCACCAACGACTACGACGAGCAGGATTTCTGCTACCTCAACAACCAGGACGGCACCTTCCGGGAAGTGTCGCACACGTTGTTCGGCCACCTGTCCAAGTACGGCATGGGGTCCGACATCGCCGACATCAACAACGACGGCCGCCCCGATGTATTCGTCAACGACATGCTGCCCGAAGACAACCACCGGCAAAAATTGCTGAAGGGTCCCGACGAATACGACAAGCACACCCTGGCGGTGGACAGCGGCTACCACCATCAGTACATGCGCAACACGCTGCAACTCAACCAGGGGCTGGCCCCCGACAGCCTGCCGCGCTTCAGCGAACTGGGGCAACTGGCCGGCGTGGCGAGCACCGACTGGAGCTGGGCTCCCCTGTTTGCCGACTTCGATAACGACGGGCGCAAGGACCTGTTCATCACCAACGGGTACCTCCACGATTACACCAACATGGACTTCCTGAAGTATACGGTGCAGGACGTCGTGGCCGAAGCCAATCGCGAGAACCATCCGGTCGACGTACTGGGCCTGATCCAGCGAATGCCTTCTACCAAACTGAGCAACTATGCGTTTCGGAACGAAGCGGGCCTGCGCTTTTCGAACCAGACCAAAGCCTGGGGCCTGGACCAGGCCTTTATTTCGAATGCCGCTGCCTACGCCGACCTCGACAACGACGGCGACCTCGATTTGGTGGTCAGTCATCTGAACGATCAGGTTTCTCTCTACCGGAACAACCAGGAGCAGCTCCAGAAAAATCATTACCTGAAAGTGAAGCTGGAAGGGCTGGCGCCCAACACCGGCGGCATTGGTGCAACGGTCCGCGTGACCACGCCCGACCAGGAAATTTACCAGGAAGCCTACTTTACGCGGGGATACCAGTCGTCGGTGGAGCCGCTCCTGACCATCGGGGTGGGGGATGCGACTACCGTGCCGGAAGTGCAGGTGGTGTGGCCCGACCAGCGGGTTTCGGTGCTGACGCAGGTAACGGCCGATCAGACCCTGGTGGTGCGGCAGGCCGACGCCCGCCCCGGCACCGCGCCGGTTCCGGTGCCGCCCGCGCCGCTGTTGGAAGACATCACCGCTACGTCGGGACTGGACTTCGTGCATCAGGAAAATGAGTACGTCGATTTTAAATCCGACCAACTGCTGCTCTATCAACTGTCGCGGCTGGGTGGAAAAATGGCCGTCGGCGATGTGGATGGCGACGGTAACGACGACGTCTTTTTCGGGGGCGCGGCCGGGCAATCGGGGCAACTCTACTGGGGGCAGGACGACGGCACGTTCCGACGACAGGCCGACCAGCCCTGGGCCGACGATGCCGCGCACGAAGATGCCGGAGCCACATTCTTCGATGCCAACGGCGACGGGGCGCTGGACCTGTACGTGGTGAGTGGCGGCAGCGAATTTCCGATCGAAGACCGCCGCTACCAGGACCGCCTCTACCTGAACCAGGGGCGGGGGCAGTTTGTGAAGGCCGAGGGCGCGCTGCCTGCCGAAACCGTGAGCGGCAGTTGTGTGACGGCGGCCGACTTCGACCACGATGGCGACCTGGATCTGTTTGTGGGCGGTCGCCTGCAACCCGACTATTATCCGTACACCCCCAAAAGCTTCCTGTTGCGGAACGACTCCGACGGCCGCACCGTGCGCTTTACCGACGTGGCCGCCACGATGAGTGAATCCCTGGCCGGAGCCGGCATGGTGACCGACGCCGTCTGGGCCGACCTCGACGCCGACCAGTGGCCCGAACTGGTGGTGGTGGGCGAGTGGATGCCCGTGATGGTCTTCCGGAACGAAAATGGACGTTTGCAACGGGCCGACGAAGCCGTACTGCACGAAAGCCAGGGCTGGTGGAGTGCCGTGGCGGTGAGCGACGTGGACGGCGATGGCGACCCCGATCTGCTGCTGGGCAACGCCGGAACCAACCTCCCTTTCCAAGCTTCGCCCGAGGAGCCCCTCACGTGCCATACCCTGGACCTGAACCAGGACGGCAACCTGGACCCGATCGTTTGTACCTACGTGCAGGGAAAAGCGTATCCTCTGCCCAGCCGAGACGAATTGTTGCAGCAGGTGAATCCGCTCCGCAAGAAATTTATCCGCTATTCCGACTACGCCGACGCTACCCTGGAGGACGTGATGGGCAAGAACCAGATGGCAGAAGCCCACGTGCTGACCGCCACCATGCTAACCTCTTCGTGGCTCGAAAACCAGGGCGGACGCTGGCACCTGCGGCCCCTGCCGGCCGGGGCGCAGACGTCGATGATCCACGGCTTTGTGCAGGAGGATTTCGACCACGACGGCCGTCCGGAAGTGCTGGCCGCCGGCAACTTTTATCCCTACCGGGTGCAGATTGGCCGGTCCGATGCCAGCACAGGAACCTTGCTCCGCTACCAGGAAGGGGCGCTGCAGGCCGATGCCCAGGTGCGGCTGTGGCTCACCGGCGACATCCGGGATGTGGCCCTGGTCCGCTCGAAACGGGGCGGCACGCGGGTGCTGGTGTCACGCAACAACGCCGCCCCCGGTCTCTACCGGATGCGCCCGACCGGAGAAACAGATCCGCACAAGGCGCACCCCGACCGCAATGCCCTTTAA
- a CDS encoding RagB/SusD family nutrient uptake outer membrane protein encodes MKLKHILYFSVAGLSTLLWSCSDDILDKKPLDGYSEVDVFADEALLTNFVNGTYLGLRHPFRDENTLTDGLTDNAYNQHGSAVGTVWNYTRAEVNQDNGEAVTNELWSHAYGFIRRSNLFFEKAAASSIDPEALTQLSGEMQFLRAYQYFDLMRWYGGVPLITSTFGLDDESYAVNRNTADEVAAFVVSECDEAIAKLPSMSDPGYVTGRASVEAAMALKARTLLYAASPLFNASGDQAKWTAARDANKAVMELSSVSLVEDAENYGEMFQGYNSQEVIFARYFTEVVNQGWGANLWLFPNSNGGWANTTPTQDLVDHYELTNGKLPEDPSSGYNPQDPYVNRDPRFYESVLYNGAPFKGEEYEYFVDADDPTNPELSGKDSPYSSISPHNASRTGYNFRKWTLESEGEYSGNTGPWIVFRLGEFYLNYAEAQLALGEEEEARTAINAVRTRVGMPPVTESGEALVERYRNERRIELVLEDHRFFDFRRWMIGPEVLNKPALGVQVIKDGTTLTYDFGKVATDQRKWNDRLYLLPIPSGEIQRSGSSLSQNPGY; translated from the coding sequence ACTTTTCGGTGGCAGGCCTCTCCACACTTCTGTGGTCCTGCTCCGACGATATTCTCGACAAAAAGCCGCTCGACGGCTACAGCGAAGTGGACGTGTTTGCCGACGAGGCTCTGCTGACCAACTTCGTCAACGGCACTTACCTGGGCCTGCGCCACCCGTTTCGCGACGAAAATACGCTGACCGATGGCCTGACCGACAACGCCTACAACCAGCACGGCAGCGCCGTGGGCACCGTCTGGAATTACACGCGGGCGGAAGTAAACCAGGACAACGGCGAGGCCGTCACCAACGAGCTCTGGTCGCACGCCTACGGGTTTATCCGGCGCTCGAACCTGTTTTTCGAAAAGGCGGCTGCGTCGTCCATCGATCCGGAAGCGCTTACGCAACTGTCGGGCGAAATGCAGTTTCTGCGCGCCTACCAGTACTTCGACCTGATGCGCTGGTACGGCGGGGTGCCCCTCATTACCTCGACCTTCGGACTGGACGACGAGTCGTATGCCGTAAACCGGAACACGGCCGACGAGGTAGCGGCGTTTGTGGTGAGCGAATGCGACGAAGCCATCGCCAAGCTGCCTTCCATGTCCGACCCGGGCTACGTGACCGGCCGGGCGTCGGTAGAAGCGGCCATGGCCCTGAAAGCCCGGACGCTGCTGTACGCCGCCAGCCCGCTCTTCAACGCCTCGGGCGACCAGGCCAAATGGACGGCCGCCCGCGATGCCAACAAGGCAGTGATGGAGCTGAGCAGCGTGTCGCTGGTAGAAGATGCCGAAAACTACGGGGAGATGTTTCAGGGATACAATTCGCAGGAGGTGATCTTCGCGCGGTACTTCACCGAGGTGGTGAACCAGGGATGGGGCGCCAACCTCTGGCTTTTCCCGAACAGCAACGGCGGCTGGGCCAACACCACGCCTACCCAGGATCTGGTCGACCACTACGAGCTGACCAACGGCAAACTGCCCGAAGATCCGTCGTCGGGCTATAACCCGCAGGACCCGTACGTGAATCGCGATCCGCGTTTCTACGAATCGGTGCTTTACAACGGCGCGCCGTTCAAAGGAGAGGAGTACGAATACTTTGTGGATGCGGACGATCCGACCAACCCGGAACTGTCGGGCAAAGACTCGCCTTACTCGTCGATCTCTCCCCACAATGCCTCCCGGACGGGCTACAACTTCCGCAAGTGGACGCTAGAAAGCGAAGGCGAATATTCCGGGAACACCGGCCCCTGGATCGTTTTCCGTCTGGGTGAATTTTACCTGAACTACGCCGAAGCGCAACTGGCGCTGGGCGAAGAGGAAGAAGCCCGTACGGCCATCAACGCCGTGCGTACGCGGGTCGGCATGCCCCCCGTCACCGAGTCGGGCGAGGCGCTGGTGGAGCGTTACCGCAACGAGCGGCGCATCGAACTGGTGCTGGAAGACCACCGCTTCTTCGACTTCCGGCGCTGGATGATCGGGCCGGAAGTGCTGAATAAGCCTGCGCTCGGTGTGCAGGTTATCAAAGATGGTACTACCTTGACCTACGATTTTGGAAAAGTAGCCACCGATCAACGCAAATGGAACGACCGATTGTACCTGTTGCCGATCCCTTCGGGAGAGATTCAGCGGAGTGGGTCCAGCCTCAGCCAGAATCCCGGCTACTAA